aATTACTTGGATTGATATTTTCTAGTGTAAAATATCACAGGAGTCTTAACTTTTGCTAtcaattacaaaatttatataaattaaaaaatattagttagaaattATGAGACAAAAGTGAACACATTGATCATatgagaaatattaattataaattgaaaaaccATGAATCAAAGTAGTGAATATATTGCTAAATATTAGTATACACTTAAAttccaacaaaatatataatatattcaacAACCATCTATATATCTATGTATGTCCACCAAATTGAACCTACACAAAAAGATAAAGCACTTAAGTATATATATAGTTGTGCTCTTACATCAGCTTAGTCTAAGAATAGAAAATCTATAAAAGTTAGCACATTCTATTATCTCCAATAAACAGGAATTAAAAATAGAATGTTATGTTCTGAatcttgattaatattttatatcttcATCTTGAGACATGCGACAAATGCcttttttttctatataaataCAAATGATAGTCCTCTAGTATGGGTAAATCTTAACGTTAGTTATAAAGCCTTAGATTGGAGTGTTTTCCACTAATCTTGTTCCCAACAACATTTTACATAGAGAGAAAGAAATGAGTCAAGTTAAGGGAGTAGAATGGAGAATCAAAGTAGAAGATGGTCGATGGAAAAAAGCTGTAACTTCTTGTAGCATGTGGACATTAATAGCAAGTTTTTATTCCAAGTTGAGCAAATTTATTAAGAAAGCTTGGGAGATAGGTGTGAATGATCCAAGAAAATTCATTCATTGCTTGAAGGTAGGGATAGCACTAACATCTGTTTCCCTTTTCTACTACTTGAAGCCTTTGTATGATGGAGTTGGAAGAAATGCTATGTGGGCAGTTATGACCGTTATTGTAGTTTTTGAGTACACCGCGGGTAGGTAGCTTtaactatattaattaaattttatttttatatcaagATTTGATCAAATATTGAACGGTGGTGATGAAACTGCAGGTGCTACTATATATAAAAGCATAAATAGAATATGTGGAACTACCCTTGCTGGCCTTCTAGCCTTTGGTGTGCATTGGGTTGCTAGTAGAGCAGGAGAGCAATGGGAACCTGTCATTGTTGGGTTCTCACTCTTTCTATTAGGTatcattatatttataaacaaattattattatcatattatcatataatataaattgattaattaatctCCGTTTACAGCTTCTGCAGCAACATTCTCAAGATTCATCCCAACAATAAAGGCTCGTTTTGATTATGGTGCTATGATATTTATCCTCACTTTCAGCTTGGTTTCAGTATCCGGTTATAGGATTGATGAATTGTTTGCTATGGCACAACAAAGAATTTCCACTATTATAATTGGAACTTCATTGTGCATTATCGTTAGCATCACTATTCGCCCTGTTTGGGCCGGACTAGAACTCTACGTTTTAGTAACTGGAAACCTCCACAAACTCGCCAACTCTCTGCAAGGTCAgtctaaaaataaatagacttttcttaaaatacattattatatatatagtccCATGCATTAATTAGtggaaataattattatatgtgGTTTAGGTTGTGTGGATCAATACTTTGAAGCCCAAACAGCAAATGAGGAGTCTAACAAAAAATTGATGGGTTACAAATGTGTGCTAAACTCCAAAGCATCAGAAGATTCAATGGTTggtctaataatatatatagatatggtTGTGGTGCAAATAAAATGCTTAATAATATTGAggaataataaattaaacaaattgaataaataataatttcagGCTAATTTAGCAAGATGGGAGCCTGCTCATGGGAACTTCAATTTCTGTCACCCATGGAAACAATATCTTAAAATTGGAGCCACAATGCGTAGATGTGCTTCTTGCATTGATgctcttattggatgcatacaTTCAGAAAATAAGGTAATATAATATCTTCATTCCTTAATATAATAAGGTAAATTTAAGACAATAATCCTTAGGCATATTCAGTAActaattgaattataaattttgcagACCTCAGATAATATGAAGAAGATTATGAGCCAAAGCTCTATGAAAGTGGGAACAAACTCTGCATGTGTCTTAAGAGAGCTAGCAATTACAATCAAGAGTatgacaaaatcaaataaacttGATATTCTGGTCGTAGAAATGAATAATTCTGCACAAGagctacaaaatttattaaaatcatatcCAGACACACACAATAATAGTAATGCAAAAATGGAAATCCCaataattgaaataattcaAGTGGTAACAGTAGTTTCTTTGATTACTGAAATCGTAGCACGTGTTGAAGACATTGTGAAAAGTGTTGAAGAATTATCAAACTTAGCTAAATTCGAACCAGCAATGTTTAAGTGTGACAAGTCCAAACAACATTCAACAGACAATAAGATTTCCCCTGAAGAACAAGAGAAAGATGAGGTAGCAATAATCAAAACACTCCAGATGGTTTGAATAATTAATGAccttactttatatatatatataacatctATTTGTGTATATAATCTTTGATCCATGACATATTACATGTTACATGTATAAGAGATCcgtaatattatatatacaagAAGAAAAATGGAAGTAAGATTTACAAGCCAATGTTTGTGTCTGTGTTTAATCGTACTTACTGCAAAAAAATCTTCAATATTACtaatgaattttaaataattattgaatGAGGAATAGTTCTTGCTCTAAATTTGAGATAGATTCCTACAATTCGTAAGCACTCTAAAATTAAGGTTGTTAAAATTGTTAGTTAACTCGTAGAGTTGTACAATTTCACaagtttaattatgaattttaagTTGACTCCACTCTAAATTTGAAGTTTGGTAAACTCGGGattgaaaatgaatttatttgattagACTTACAGTGAACTTAGTAAATTCAGAGACATGGTTAGGATACTCAAATtctttatataattattcaaaatagaAATTCTATAACTCTTTTCACGATTATCTAAATGTAAAGATATTTCATCTTTTCATTAGTCTCTTTAGTTTATAGGATAAAAAGTTTGTTTTCATCCCAAAAGACATTAATACTCCACAATTCCAATGAGTTTTAAAAACTCTTAATTCATTCTTTTAAGTTGAATGGGCAAGTCTcaaattcaaataccttgaaatATTCATTATCTTTTTCCATGCATTTCAATTTCATACTTTGAAATCCttcttcaattaaaattttcaaacttctACACcatcctttttttctttcatttttgcCATTATTTTCCCTTCTCATCGCTGGTCTTTCATGATTTGCAAATGTTTTTCTCAACTTTCCCCCTACACAAGAATAAGCACCCTTCCGCTTCTACTCCTTGTAAAGCTCACTtcaaacaaattttatcaaatgtatagttcaaatattcaaatgaactcatattttcatctccaactacattaaattcataaaataaagaatgaaaatatgagtttatttaaatatttaagttatgaatttgatgaaatttgtattatattgaagatgataattaatgtTATGGGTTtcgtttgaaaattttatgaactttttgaatttttgtaaaataaaaagataacattgttggcattttaaaacataaaagatcaaattgtcacttaaaattaaaataaaggaccaaatcgaaaagaaaaaaaagataaaagactaaaacgttaagtGAAATTGAGTTAAGGGACTGAATATGCTATTTAGCCAAAAAATTGATGTTCTGTTCAGTCACATCTCTTGAACACCCTTAGGAGTTGTCAATAAAGCCCCAAACTCATAAGTTTCCCTTAAAACATTT
The genomic region above belongs to Cicer arietinum cultivar CDC Frontier isolate Library 1 chromosome 4, Cicar.CDCFrontier_v2.0, whole genome shotgun sequence and contains:
- the LOC101490040 gene encoding aluminum-activated malate transporter 10; its protein translation is MSQVKGVEWRIKVEDGRWKKAVTSCSMWTLIASFYSKLSKFIKKAWEIGVNDPRKFIHCLKVGIALTSVSLFYYLKPLYDGVGRNAMWAVMTVIVVFEYTAGATIYKSINRICGTTLAGLLAFGVHWVASRAGEQWEPVIVGFSLFLLASAATFSRFIPTIKARFDYGAMIFILTFSLVSVSGYRIDELFAMAQQRISTIIIGTSLCIIVSITIRPVWAGLELYVLVTGNLHKLANSLQGCVDQYFEAQTANEESNKKLMGYKCVLNSKASEDSMANLARWEPAHGNFNFCHPWKQYLKIGATMRRCASCIDALIGCIHSENKTSDNMKKIMSQSSMKVGTNSACVLRELAITIKSMTKSNKLDILVVEMNNSAQELQNLLKSYPDTHNNSNAKMEIPIIEIIQVVTVVSLITEIVARVEDIVKSVEELSNLAKFEPAMFKCDKSKQHSTDNKISPEEQEKDEVAIIKTLQMV